The following coding sequences lie in one Primulina huaijiensis isolate GDHJ02 chromosome 2, ASM1229523v2, whole genome shotgun sequence genomic window:
- the LOC140963819 gene encoding uncharacterized protein, whose amino-acid sequence MDPFRAYAATLLSILSLFQVGFGDVLFLDSPTRDYFRRSPDQTTTFSPSEVGAATSVLLGFPPSSTLTAASSSKLNEVLMPNPFNRPRAVLMLEVTGAEGTQLNLDSDNSAFSGALGIKVVGDEQRVDIQLPGENEASLVSLNEVSSDSECSDKELADFASWLGGSYVEDASRPLNGEFAVPLANGASLILYMSKRADREYTMNLFSLIYNIRRAMELHEVLSKRDQSPAELIIGKFVGIKAFQDHYDGESIAQNGLELFVTSISKIFDSLQAAYQGQICGVIVLGEPTTSELESMFHVKIASRASARWLEETEASADPSKIAEVVFVRKTLAWITGIILLIATLFGIYFLMNMPLTKDTLLYANVKLD is encoded by the exons ATGGATCCATTCAGAGCTTATGCTGCCACCCTTTTATCGATTCTCTCTCTTTTCCAG GTTGGTTTTGGGGATGTGCTTTTCCTCGACAGCCCAACTCGGGATTATTTTCGCCGTTCGCCTGATCAG ACAACCACATTCTCGCCTTCTGAAGTTGGTGCTGCCACATCTGTGTTGCTTGGTTTTCCACCTTCTTCAACCCTTACTGCTGCTAGCTCATCGAAG TTGAACGAGGTGCTTATGCCCAACCCGTTTAATAGGCCTCGTGCTGTATTGATGCTTGAAGTTACAGGAGCTGAAG GCACTCAACTTAATTTGGATTCAGACAACTCTGCATTTAGTGGTGCTCTTGGGATCAAGGTTGTGGGTGACGAACAAAGGGTGGACATTCAGCTTCCAG GTGAAAATGAAGCATCATTGGTGTCCTTGAACGAAGTATCAAGTGATTCTGAATGTTCAGATAAAGAGCTAGCTGATTTT GCTTCTTGGTTGGGTGGATCGTATGTTGAAGATGCATCCAGACCATTGAATGGGGAGTTTGCTGTCCCCTTGGCTAATGGTGCCTCTTTGATACTTTATATGTCAAAG AGAGCTGACCGAGAATACACCATGAATCTTTTCTCCCTCATTTATAATATTAGAAGGGCAATGGAGCTACATGAAGTATTGTCAAAAAGAGATCAGAGTCCAGCAGAGCTAATTATTGGGAAATTTGTTGGAATAAAG GCCTTTCAAGATCATTACGACGGAGAAAGCATTGCTCAAAATGGATTGGAACTATTTGTCACTTCTATTTCTAAGATATTTGATTCCTTACAGGCAGCTTATCAAG GCCAAATTTGTGGAGTCATTGTCCTGGGTGAACCCACTACCTCAGAGTTGGAATCTATGTTCCATGTGAAAATAGCATCTCGAGCATCTGCCCGTTGGTTGGAGGAAACAGAAGCCTCAGCCGATCCCAGCAAAATTGCAGAAGTGGTCTTTGTTAGGAAGACGTTAGCTTGGATAACAGGAATAATACTTCTCATTGCTACTCTGTTTGGG ATCTATTTTCTCATGAACATGCCACTCACCAAGGACACCCTCCTGTACGCTAATGTCAAGCTTGACTAA
- the LOC140963827 gene encoding 26S proteasome non-ATPase regulatory subunit 1 homolog A-like: protein MAAAATMVSSAGGLLAMLNENHPALKLHALSNLNSFVDYFWPEISTSVPIIESLYEDEEFDQRQLAALLVSKVFYYLGELNDSLSYALGAGPLFDVSEDSDYVHTILAKAIDEYASLKTKAAETKVESTKVDSRLEAIVERMLDKCIVDGKNQQAIGMAIECRRLDKLEEAVIKSDNIHATINYCIDVSHSFVNRREYRREVLRLLVKVYQQLPSPDYLSICQRLMFLDEPEGVAIILEKLLRSEVEDDALLAFQIAFDLVENEHQAFLLRVRDRLPSPKPQLSATAQSGSNQPDSAQSGSAVPLQDVQMTDDTQESSSSLNLDQHDEVYAERLAKIRGILSGETSIQLTMQFLYSHNKSDLLILKTIKQSVEVRNSVCHSATIYANAIMHAGTTVDTFLRENLDWLSRATNWAKFSATAGLGVIHRGHLQQGRSLMAPYLPQGGGGGGSPYSEGGALYALGLIHANHGEGIKQFLRDSLRTTNVEVIQHGACLGLGLAALGTADDDIFEDIKNVLYTDSAVAGEAAGISLGLLMVGTASEKASELLAYAHETQHEKIIRGLALGIALTVYGREEEADTLIEQMTRDQDPILRYGGMYALALAYRGTSNNKAIRQLLHFAVSDVSDDVRRTAVLALGFVLYSDPEQTPRIVSLLSESYNPHVRYGAALAVGISCAGTGLSEAISLLEPLMSDVVDFVRQGALIAMAMVMVQTSEASDSRVGTFRRQLEKIIVDKHEDTMSKMGAILASGILDAGGRNVTIKLLSKSKHDKITAVVGLAVFSQFWYWYPLIYFVSLAFSPTAFIGLNHNLKAPKFEFLSHAKPSLFEYPKPTTVPTTTTSVKLPTAVLSTSARAKARASKKEAEKASGAEPSAVLGSGKGKAVDKDGGDAMQVDSTAEKKAEPEPCFEILTNPARVIPAQEKIIKFLEESRYIPVKSAPSGFVLLKDLRPHEPEQLSLTDAPSSTTSNAGGSSAGQPGSASAMAVDDEPAPPQPFEYTS from the exons ATGGCGGCCGCGGCAACGATGGTGAGTTCTGCCGGAGGGCTTCTGGCGATGCTGAACGAGAACCATCCGGCTCTTAAGCTGCACGCACTCTCCAACCTCAACTCCTTCGTGGACTATTTCTGGCCGGAGATCTCGACCTCCGTTCCGATTAT AGAAAGTTTATATGAAGATGAAGAGTTTGATCAAAGGCAACTTGCTGCCTTGCTTGTTTCAAAG GTGTTCTATTATCTAGGTGAACTTAATGACTCGTTATCCTATGCCCTGGGAGCTGGCCCTCTATTTGATGTGTCAGAAGATTCGGACTATGTTCATACTATTCTTG CCAAAGCAATCGATGAATATGCTAGTCTCAAGACTAAGGCAGCTGAGACAAAGGTTGAATCCACGAAGGTTGACTCTAGACTGGAGGCGATCGTTGAGAGAATGCTTGATAA ATGTATAGTTGATGGGAAAAACCAACAAGCTATAGGAATGGCCATTGAATGCAGACGATTGGATAAACTTGAGGAAGCAGTTATAAAGAGTGATAATATTCATGCTACTATCAATTATTGCATCGATGTCTCACATTCATTTGTGAATCGAAGAGAATATCGCCGTGAG GTACTCCGTCTGCTTGTCAAGGTATATCAGCAATTGCCTTCTCCTGATTATTTGAGCATTTGTCAGCGCCTAATGTTTTTAGACGAGCCTGAGGGTGTAGCGATTATATTAGAGAAACTTTTAAGATCAGAAGTTGAGGATGATGCACTTTTGGCGTTTCAAATAGCATTTGATCTTGTGGAGAATGAGCACCAGGCTTTCCTTTTGAGAGTGCGAGATCGACTTCCAAGCCCTAAGCCCCAGCTTTCAGCCACCGCACAGTCGGGGTCTAATCAACCTGATTCTGCTCAGAGTGGAAGTGCTGTCCCATTACAGGATGTTCAAATGACAGATGATACTCAAGAAAGTAGTAGTTCCTTAAATCTAGATCAGCACGATGAAGTTTATGCAGAGAGGCTGGCAAAAATAAGAGGAATTTTGTCTGGGGAGACTTCAATACAGCTGACTATGCAATTCTTGTACAGTCATAACAA ATCAGATCTTCTCATTCTTAAGACCATAAAGCAATCTGTTGAGGTGAGAAACAGTGTTTGCCATAGTGCAACTATATATGCTAATGCTATTATGCATGCGGGAACAACCGTGGACACATTTCTTCGCGAGAATCTG GACTGGTTGAGCAGGGCTACAAATTGGGCAAAATTTAGTGCCACAGCAGGTCTTGGTGTTATCCACAGAGGTCATCTGCAACAAGGAAGATCTCTAATGGCTCCATACTTGCCGCagggcggcggcggcggcggcagTCCATATTCTGAAGGTGGAGCTTTATATGCTCTTGGTTTAATTCATGCAAACCATGGGGAGGGGATCAAACAGTTTCTTCGTGATAGCTTGCGGACTACTAATGTTGAG GTTATTCAACATGGTGCCTGCCTAGGCCTTGGTTTGGCAGCCTTAGGCACTGCTGATGATGACATCTTTGAAGACATAAAAAATGTGCTGTATACAGACAGTGCTGTTGCTGGTGAAGCTGCTGGCATTAGTCTGGGTTTACTGATGGTTGGAACTGCAAGCGAGAAAGCCAGTGAATTGCTTGCATATGCACATGAGACCCAGCACGAGAAGATAATTAG GGGTTTGGCATTGGGAATAGCACTTACAGTCTATGGGAGAGAAGAAGAAGCCGATACACTCATTGAGCAAATGACTCGCGATCAAGACCCTATATTGCGCTATGGAGGCATGTATGCATTGGCTTTGGCATACAGGGGAACATCAAACAATAAGGCAATACGTCAATTGTTGCACTTCGCTGTGTCTGATGTGAGTGATGACGTCCGGCGAACTGCTGTTCTTGCCCttggttttgttttatattCTGATCCTGAACAG ACTCCTCGTATAGTTTCCTTGTTGTCCGAGTCCTACAACCCTCATGTTCGATATGGCGCCGCATTGGCAGTTGGAATTTCATGTGCTGGCACTGGTCTTAGTGAGGCCATATCATTGCTGGAACCTTTGATGTCAGATGTTGTTGACTTTGTGCGTCAAGGTGCTCTAATTGCAATGGCAATGGTTATGGTTCAGACAAGTGAAGCCAGTGATTCTCGCGTTGGTACATTCAG GCGGCAATTGGAAAAAATTATTGTTGATAAGCATGAAGACACAATGAGCAAGATGGGTGCAATTCTGGCTTCTGGGATCCTAGATGCTGGTGGCAGGAATGTGACAATCAAGTTACTTTCAAAGTCGAAACATGATAAAATTACTGCTGTTGTTGGTCTTGCTGTGTTCAGTCAGTTTTGGTATTGGTACCCACTTATTTATTTCGTTAGTCTAGCATTTTCACCAACTGCCTTCATTGGTTTGAACCACAATCTTAAAGCGCCAAAGTTCGAATTCTTATCTCATGCTAAGCCGTCATTGTTCGAGTACCCTAAGCCTACTACAGTACCGACAACAACTACCTCTGTTAAGCTACCTACTGCGGTCTTGTCCACTTCAGCTAGAGCAAAGGCCAGGGCTAGTAAGAAGGAGGCAGAGAAGGCATCTGGTGCAGAACCAAGTGCTGTCCTTGGATCTGGAAAGGGGAAAGCTGTCGACAAGGATGGGGGGGATGCTATGCAG GTTGATAGCACAGCAGAAAAGAAGGCTGAACCCGAGCCATGTTTTGAAATCTTGACCAACCCTGCCAGAGTCATTCCCGCCcaagaaaaaattatcaaattccTCGAAGAAAGCAGATACATTCCGGTGAAATCTGCTCCCTCAGGATTTGTACTGTTGAAAGATTTGCGTCCACACGAACCCGAACAGTTATCTCTCACCGATGCTCCCTCATCAACAACATCAAATGCAGGTGGATCATCAGCTGGACAACCGGGTTCAGCCTCTGCAATGGCTGTTGATGACGAACCCGCCCCTCCGCAACCATTTGAATACACGTCGTGA